A stretch of Camelina sativa cultivar DH55 chromosome 18, Cs, whole genome shotgun sequence DNA encodes these proteins:
- the LOC104763202 gene encoding uncharacterized protein LOC104763202 — MITIASIPAVNNVHSGALLVDVANNGGNVDPAFEDYTQRRDAEPVFDDVYQLTNTNGCAIVAAEEDAIFIGRVFKDNAEMQNTLAIYAIKRLFHFKLAKLEPDRIICFCIDPLCAWRVFGHSVSKFEIRLATLIHTCSIIVRSQYEKQASAKVIAEVLKGKYANGLPGPRAVDIPAIVLEELKVSITYMKAWYAREAAIIKTRGSDEFGYKLLAVYMHLLRKGNLGTIYKLEFTGGGVVASQFKYLFFVLGTCIAGIKHMRKVVLVDGTIIKNKLKGVLIAASMQDANFQVYPIAFAIVDAENDLAWTWFFKQLSLIVPDAADLVLVSDHHRSIYAGVRSVYPRTFHGACAVHVERNVRAKFHGDGLSSLVGKAARAFNVGDFDESYKEIALRNKKCAAYLGAIPRENWTQAFCEAKRYNIMSSNIAESLNGVLGKILELPIVSMVESIRTKLMEWFCLRLLAMGSTIIPNVNKLMLRHHMAYAGLAVKGVSAWSFQVSNGKKMYYVDFLKRTSAARMKQIDVHTLVGFVYSVKLFVNAYEKFINPVPNHCDEEVPADVEETEFIPPTNKNGPGRRRKRRIPCTGEFMGAKRRKRGPNKCKICFESGHNRATCSNMPA; from the exons ATGATAACTATTGCATCAATCCCTGCGGTGAATAACGTGCATAGTGGTGCACTTTTGGTGGATGTTGCTAATAATGGGGGCAACGTTGACCCTGCGTTTGAGGATTATACGCAACGACGTGACGCTGAACCTGTTTTTGATGACGTCTACCAACTCACAAACACAAATGGGTGTGCAATTGTCGCTGCTGAAGAAGATGCAATATTTATTGGTAGAGTTTTTAAAGATAATGCGGAAATGCAAAACACCCTCGCCATATATGCCATCAAGAGGTTGTTTCATTTCAAGCTTGCTAAATTAGAACCAGACAGaatcatttgtttttgtatcgATCCACTATGTGCGTGGAGGGTCTTTGGTCATTCTGTTTCAAAATTCGAAATAAGATTAGCAACTCTGATTCACACATGTTCAATTATTGTTCGATCCCAGTATGAGAAACAAGCTTCTGCAAAAGTGATAGCTGAGGTTCTTAAAGGAAAGTATGCTAATGGATTGCCTGGACCACGAGCCGTTGATATCCCTGCCATAGTCCTGGAAGAGCTTAAAGTGTCCATAACCTATATGAAAGCATGGTATGCTAGGGAAGCTGCTATTATCAAAACCCGTGGTAGTGATGAGTTTGGCTACAAGCTGCTTGCAGTTTACATGCATTTGTTGAGAAAAGGTAATTTAGGGACTATATACAAGCTCGAATTTACTGGTGGGGGCGTGGTTGCGAGCCAGTTTAAGTATCTATTCTTCGTGCTTGGAACATGTATTGCGGGGATAAAACACATGCGGAAGGTTGTTCTGGTTGATGGGACGATTATCAAGAACAAGTTGAAGGGGGTTCTCATAGCTGCAAGTATGCAAGATGCGAATTTTCAGGTCTACCCAATAGCATTTGCAATAGTTGATGCCGAAAATGATTTGGCATGGACATGGTTTTTCAAGCAACTGAGTTTGATAGTTCCAGATGCTGCAGATTTGGTGCTTGTCTCTGATCACCATAGATCTATTTACGCTGGTGTTCGCAGTGTTTATCCTCGAACTTTCCATGGAGCGTGTGCTGTCCACGTTGAGAGGAATGTCAGAGCAAAGTTTCATGGTGACGGGCTATCAAGCCTTGTTGGGAAGGCTGCACGTGCATTTAACGTTGGTGATTTCGACGAGTCTTACAAAGAAATTGCATTACGGAACAAGAAATGTGCAGCATACTTGGGTGCAATACCACGTGAGAATTGGACGCAAGCGTTTTGTGAAGCTAAACGGTACAATATAATGAGCAGTAATATTGCAGAATCCCTCAATGGGGTCCTAGGGAAAATTCTTGAACTACCGATAGTTTCAATGGTTGAGTCAATAAGAACCAAACTAATGGAATGGTTTTGTTTGAGACTGCTGGCTATGGGGTCGACAATAATACCAAATGTCAACAAGTTAATGCTGCGACACCATATGGCTTATGCCGGTTTGGCTGTGAAAGGGGTTTCAGCCTGGAGTTTTCAAGTTAGTAATGGAAAGAAGATGTACTACGTTGATTTTCTTAAGAGGACAT CTGCGGCTCGTATGAAGCAGATTGACGTTCACACCTTGGTGGGGTTTGTGTACAGTGTTAAACTTTTcgtaaatgcatatgaaaaattcataaacccTGTACCTAATCATTGTGACGAAGAAGTGCCAGCTGATGTTGAGGAAACAGAATTCATTCCACCGACAAACAAGAATGGCCCTGGCCGTAGGAGGAAACGAAGGATCCCGTGCACTGGAGAGTTTATG GGGGCTAAAAGGCGTAAAAGAGGGCCTAATAAGTGTAAAATATGCTTCGAGTCAGGGCATAACAGAGCAACTTGCTCTAATATGCCTGCTTAA
- the LOC104763203 gene encoding uncharacterized protein LOC104763203 isoform X1, translated as MSIKEIVNHLKSESNMPMWRKCRLCLIVIVEGILLCRNHPVKPSAEVVEMVKDVDFFLNYPWGRHSFTRLLRMVKLGRYLPTTPVLLSKLIQSSMAVHGFPLAIQLFAFKYVPLLLKYLPHWRDLTTFVDTSIVVLPKCKSYHTSNIFDVENDPELFVMSPKPRHYVFLTASYCDPKVKHLESLIAAGFQFMKETWCGGDSLIPHLLYAQKRKLLDQCRSSDLSNKERSRKKYKNAGRTLRKVEDVDSALEEKLMTFKASLMAMTPHIITGCTQGHQSCYSLWKPQSTLKSYACLQNEEGGDLVHVTQPTRRRLNMSFPSHHHHYMLIQRGSLWRSLPMRVKVRENCPAKQTCLTSITSTHKVPPLVLQCT; from the exons ATGTCAATTAAAGAAATAGTCAACCACCTCAAGTCTGAATCAAATATGCCCATGTGGCGTAAATGTAGACTTTGTCTCATTGTTATTGTAGAAGGAATACTTCTGTGTCGGAACCACCCAGTCAAACCATCTGCGGAAGTTGTTGAGATGGTTAAAGATGTTGATTTCTTTCTCAACTACCCTTGGGGTCGCCACTCATTTACAAGACTGCTAAGGATGGTAAAACTTGGAAGATATTTGCCAACCACACCGGTGTTGCTTTCTAAGCTTATACAATCATCTATGGCTGTCCACGGGTTCCCTCTAGCAATCCAGTTGTTTGCATTTAAATATGTGCCCTTGTTGCTAAAATACCTCCCTCATTGGCGAGATTTGACGACATTCGTTGACACATCTATTGTGGTTCTTCCAAAATGCAAGTCCTACCATACATCAAACATTTTCGATGTGGAAAATGATCCCGAG CTCTTCGTTATGTCTCCCAAACCTCGCCATTATGTCTTCTTAACCGCGTCATATTGCGACCCCAAAGTCAAACATTTAGAGAGTCTTATTGCTGCGGGCTTTCAATTTATGAAAGAAACTTGGTGTGGAGGTGATTCTTTGATACCTCACCTCCTCTATGCACAGAAACGTAAACTACTCGATCAATGCCGTTCGAGTGACCTTTCGAATAAAGAGAGGAGTaggaaaaaatacaaaaatgcagGTCGCACCCTAAGGAAGGTTGAGGACGTTGATTCTGCCCTGGAGGAAAAGCTTATGACCTTCAAGGCGTCTCTTATGG CCATGACTCCACACATTATCACCGGCTGCACTCAAGGGCATCAGTCCTGTTACTCTCTCTG GAAGCCGCAAAGTACTCTCAAATCCTACGCTTGTTTACAAAATGAAGAGGGCGGTGATTTGGTTCATGTCACACAACCAACAAGGCGACGTCTGAACATGTCGTTCCCAAGTCACCACCACCATTACATGTTAATTCAAAG GGGAAGTCTATGGCGTTCACTGCCAATGAGAGTGAAGGTACGGGAAAATTGCCCGGCCAAGCAGACGTGTCTGACCTCCATAACATCGACCCACAAGGTTCCACCTCTGGTCTTGCAATGCACCTAA
- the LOC104763203 gene encoding uncharacterized protein LOC104763203 isoform X2 has protein sequence MSIKEIVNHLKSESNMPMWRKCRLCLIVIVEGILLCRNHPVKPSAEVVEMVKDVDFFLNYPWGRHSFTRLLRMVKLGRYLPTTPVLLSKLIQSSMAVHGFPLAIQLFAFKYVPLLLKYLPHWRDLTTFVDTSIVVLPKCKSYHTSNIFDVENDPELFVMSPKPRHYVFLTASYCDPKVKHLESLIAAGFQFMKETWCGGDSLIPHLLYAQKRKLLDQCRSSDLSNKERSRKKYKNAGRTLRKVEDVDSALEEKLMTFKASLMAMTPHIITGCTQGHQSCYSLWYAQTAFSYIIATGSRKVLSNPTLVYKMKRAVIWFMSHNQQGDV, from the exons ATGTCAATTAAAGAAATAGTCAACCACCTCAAGTCTGAATCAAATATGCCCATGTGGCGTAAATGTAGACTTTGTCTCATTGTTATTGTAGAAGGAATACTTCTGTGTCGGAACCACCCAGTCAAACCATCTGCGGAAGTTGTTGAGATGGTTAAAGATGTTGATTTCTTTCTCAACTACCCTTGGGGTCGCCACTCATTTACAAGACTGCTAAGGATGGTAAAACTTGGAAGATATTTGCCAACCACACCGGTGTTGCTTTCTAAGCTTATACAATCATCTATGGCTGTCCACGGGTTCCCTCTAGCAATCCAGTTGTTTGCATTTAAATATGTGCCCTTGTTGCTAAAATACCTCCCTCATTGGCGAGATTTGACGACATTCGTTGACACATCTATTGTGGTTCTTCCAAAATGCAAGTCCTACCATACATCAAACATTTTCGATGTGGAAAATGATCCCGAG CTCTTCGTTATGTCTCCCAAACCTCGCCATTATGTCTTCTTAACCGCGTCATATTGCGACCCCAAAGTCAAACATTTAGAGAGTCTTATTGCTGCGGGCTTTCAATTTATGAAAGAAACTTGGTGTGGAGGTGATTCTTTGATACCTCACCTCCTCTATGCACAGAAACGTAAACTACTCGATCAATGCCGTTCGAGTGACCTTTCGAATAAAGAGAGGAGTaggaaaaaatacaaaaatgcagGTCGCACCCTAAGGAAGGTTGAGGACGTTGATTCTGCCCTGGAGGAAAAGCTTATGACCTTCAAGGCGTCTCTTATGG CCATGACTCCACACATTATCACCGGCTGCACTCAAGGGCATCAGTCCTGTTACTCTCTCTGGTATGCCC AAACAGCCTTCTCGTATATCATTGCTACAGGAAGCCGCAAAGTACTCTCAAATCCTACGCTTGTTTACAAAATGAAGAGGGCGGTGATTTGGTTCATGTCACACAACCAACAAGGCGACGTCTGA